One Triticum dicoccoides isolate Atlit2015 ecotype Zavitan chromosome 5B, WEW_v2.0, whole genome shotgun sequence genomic window carries:
- the LOC119304966 gene encoding carotenoid 9,10(9',10')-cleavage dioxygenase-like, translated as MGEAQAAAAATITMGQDAERKGVVVPAPRPRKGVASWAVDLLERLAVRLRHDDKKAQPLPWLSGNFAPVPDETPPAAGLPVRGHLPKCLNGEFVRVGPNPKFAPVAGYHWFDGDGMIHAMHIKDGKATYVSRYVKTSRLEQEEYFGGAKFTKIGDLKGVFGLFMVLMQELRKKLNVLDATYGIGTANTALIYHHGKLMALSESDKPYVVKILEDGDLQTLGLLDYDKRLKHPFTAHPKIDPFTDEMFTFGYSHEHPYCTYRVITKDGIMLDPVPITIPESVMMHDFAITENYSIFMDLPMFFRPKEMAKNGEFIYKFDPTKKARFGILQRYEKDEKTIRWFELPNCFIFHNANAWEEGDEVILITCRLNNLDLDQVNGHQSDQLEDPGNELYEMRFNMKTGAASQKKLSVSAIDFPRINESYTGRKQRYIYCTILESTVKVTGILKMIGIIKFDLHAEPKSSKEQLEVGGNVSGIYDLGPGRFCSEAVFVPKEPGVLGEEDDGYLIFFVHDENTGKSEVNVIDAKTMSSDPVAVIELPSRVPYGFHAFFVNEEQLGHQVER; from the exons ATGGGAGAAGCACAAGCAGCAGCGGCGGCCACCATCACCATGGGACAAGATGCCGAGAGGAAGGGGGTGGTGGTGCCGGCGCCGCGGCCGCGCAAGGGGGTGGCGTCCTGGGCGGTCGACCTGCTCGAGCGGCTCGCCGTCCGCCTCCGCCACGACGACAAGAAGGCCCAGCCGCTCCCCTGGCTCTCCGGCAACTTCGCCCCCGTGCCGGACgagaccccgcccgccgccggcctCCCCGTCCGCGGACACCTCCCG AAGTGCTTGAATGGAGAATTTGTGAGGGTGGGGCCTAACCCCAAGTTTGCCCCTGTTGCAGGGTATCATTG gtTTGATGGGGATGG AATGATACATGCAATGCACATTAAAGATGGAAAAGCTACATATGTATCAAGGTACGTGAAGACTTCTCGCCTCGAGCAAGAAGAGTATTTTGGTGGAGCAAAGTTTACCAAG ATTGGAGATTTAAAGGGTGTTTTTGGATTGTTTATGGTTCTAATGCAAGAACTTAGGAAGAAACTTAATGTCTTAGATGCTACTTATGGAATTGGAACAG CTAATACTGCACTTATATATCATCATGGCAAACTCATGGCCCTGTCAGAATCAGATAAACCTT ATGTTGTTAAGATCCTTGAAGATGGAGACCTGCAAACTCTTGGGTTGTTGGATTATGACAAGAGGTTGAAACATCCTTTCACCGCTCATCCAAAGATTGATCCATTTACAG ATGAAATGTTCACCTTTGGGTACTCGCATGAACATCCCTATTGTACATATCGGGTCATCACCAAGGATGGAATTATGCTTGACCCTGTGCCGATAACAATACCTGAATCTGTGATGATGCATGACTTTGCCATTACAGAGAATTATTCCATATTTATGGACTTGCCAATGTTTTTTCGACCAAAG GAAATGGCGAAAAATGGTGAATTTATCTACAAGTTTGATCCTACAAAGAAAGCTCGGTTTGGCATACTCCAACGCTACGAAAAGGATGAAAAAACCATCAGATGGTTTGAACTCCCCAATTGCTTCATATTCCACAATG CTAATGCCTGGGAAGAGGGTGACGAAGTTATTCTGATTACATGTCGTCTCAACAACCTAGATTTGGACCAAGTGAATGGTCACCAAAGTGACCAGCTTGAGGATCCCGGGAATGAGCT GTACGAGATGAGATTCAACATGAAAACAGGTGCTGCTTCGCAGAAGAAACTTTCAGTCTCTGCCATAGACTTTCCTCGAATCAATGAGAGCTATACTGGCAG AAAGCAGCGGTACATCTACTGCACAATACTTGAGAGCACAGTGAAGGTGACTGGCATCTTAAAAATGATTGGCATCATAAAATTTGACCTACATGCGGAGCCAAAGAGCAGCAAGGAGCAACTTGAAGTTGGGGGGAATGTGAGTGGCATATATGACCTGGGGCCCGGTAGGTTTTGTTCGGAGGCGGTCTTCGTGCCCAAGGAGCCTGGTGTTTTAGGGGAAGAAGATGATGGGTACTTGATATTCTTTGTGCACGATGAAAACACAGG GAAATCTGAAGTAAATGTGATTGATGCCAAAACGATGTCTTCTGATCCAGTGGCGGTTATTGAGCTGCCAAGTCGGGTTCCTTATGGATTCCACGCCTTCTTTGTCAACGAG GAACAACTAGGACATCAAGTAGAGCGGTGA